The sequence GAGTAGGGCTCAAAATAGGCGTAATACACGCTGTTGGCCAGAGGGGTGTGCTCAATGCTCAGGCGTGTGCCATCGTAGTGGCTTTGGACGCGGAACCAGTTACGGCGGTCGTAAGAGGCCACGGCGTGGTAGTCAACCCAGCCTTCAGGATAGGCGGCTTCGCTGGCGTTGTTCAGGTGGAGGGTACACGGGGTGTAAGCAGCGCCTTGCAGTCGGAAGTAAAACCATTGTTTGAATTCAGAAGCGTTGTCTTCGCGAATGTTGAGTTGGATATTGTCCGCTTGGCTGGCGTCGACAACCACGATACTGCCGCCATCAAAGCTTGTGCTGATCTTCATGTAAACCCTTTTTTAATCTAGTACATCGTAAAACCTTATTTTAACGAGCTTCGCCTAAAAAACCAAGCCTTGTACGGTTTTCTTCTGCTTTGCTGGCTGGCGGTGTGTCGGCTTGGGCCTTTCTGTCAAAGTGTGCTTAGTGCTGATGACATATATTGGGGCAAAGGCCTGAATCAAATCAAGGCTTAGCTAAAATCATGTTCAATCGGGGCCAGTTAAAGGGCTTATTGTGCCGCATAAGATCGTGGCAATAATTGCGGCGATGTGGTCTAATTGTCAGAATATACAAAAGGTACAAACGCGGTTGTCGCCGTCGGTTCTGTGGAAAAACAGTGTGTCGCAGAGCCAATTTAAACAGTAATACAAGGGAGGCCTAGCGTGTCTCAAGAAAAACGCATCATCAAGAAATACCCTAATCGGCGCCTATACGATATGGCCACCAGCGGTTACATTACCGTTGCCGATGTGAAGCAAATGATCATTGAAGAAAGTGATGTGTCGGTACAGGATGCCAAGACGGGCAACGACATTACGCGACAGGTCTTGTTGCAGATTTTGTTGGAGGAGGAAGCCGGCGGTCAGCCCTTATTAAGTGATGAAATGTTGTGTCAATTTATCCGGGTGTATGGCCAAACCACACAGAGCGTATTGGGCCCTTTCTTAGCCCAGAACATGAAGCTATTTGGTCAATGGCAGGCATCGATGCAAGGCCAAACGCCAGAGCCAAACGAGCAGTCGGACGTCAATCAATGGTTTACCAGTTTAATGAAGCCTTCTAAGGCGATGATTGATTGGCAACACGACGTACAGCTGCAAACCTTGAAGTTTTGGGAAGCGATGAATCCCAGCGGTAAAAATACTGAGCCCCGTTAAACGGTGGCGATCAATCAAGCAAAAAAAGAGCCTAGAGGCTCTTTTTTTATGGGTGACGTTTTGACCAACGGCGATTAGGCCAAAGTCGTGTGGACCGTTAGCCCATCATAAGCCACGTCAATGCCTGGCGGGCATTGGGCGCTAAGCGCTTCGTAAGAGAATGCATGGGTCATGTGGATTAAATAGGTCTGTTTGGCGCCAATGCGCTGGGCAAACGCGATCGCTTGGCCAAAGCCCAGATGGCTAGGGTAAGACTCTTCCCTTAGGCAGTCTAAAAATAAATAGTCTAAGCCTTGTAGCGCCGTGATTTGCTCATCGCTGATGTCGTTGATGTCGGTCAGCCAAGCCACTTTGCCAATGCGGTAGGCAGTACAGCGCCAGCGGCCGTGCGGCATGTCTAGGGCCAAGAGCGGCGTGCCGTCGATTTCAAAGCCATCGCTAATGGTGTGGGCGGTTAAAACGGGCTTGTCCCAGCTTTGCCCTGGCGGAAAAAAGGCATAGTCAAAGCGGGTTTTGATGTTGTTGATGCTGAAATCGTTGCCATAAATGGGGATGGCGGCCTGTTGCTTATAGCAAAATGCACGTAAATCATCGATGCCGTTTAGGTGATCAGCATGGGGATGAGTATACAAAACGGCGTCGATTTTTTTAATCTGTTCGCGTAGGGCTTGCTGGCGAAAGTCCGGCCCCGTGTCGATGAGCAGGCTTTGGTCGCCGACCTGTACGTGAGCGCTACAGCGGCTGCGGGTGTTTTTAGGGTTGGTGCTGGTG comes from Neisseriaceae bacterium CLB008 and encodes:
- the phaR gene encoding polyhydroxyalkanoate synthesis repressor PhaR, whose protein sequence is MSQEKRIIKKYPNRRLYDMATSGYITVADVKQMIIEESDVSVQDAKTGNDITRQVLLQILLEEEAGGQPLLSDEMLCQFIRVYGQTTQSVLGPFLAQNMKLFGQWQASMQGQTPEPNEQSDVNQWFTSLMKPSKAMIDWQHDVQLQTLKFWEAMNPSGKNTEPR
- a CDS encoding MBL fold metallo-hydrolase, which produces MKPSHTSVRLTVLGCGSSSGTPVINCDCATCTSTNPKNTRSRCSAHVQVGDQSLLIDTGPDFRQQALREQIKKIDAVLYTHPHADHLNGIDDLRAFCYKQQAAIPIYGNDFSINNIKTRFDYAFFPPGQSWDKPVLTAHTISDGFEIDGTPLLALDMPHGRWRCTAYRIGKVAWLTDINDISDEQITALQGLDYLFLDCLREESYPSHLGFGQAIAFAQRIGAKQTYLIHMTHAFSYEALSAQCPPGIDVAYDGLTVHTTLA